The Thermoanaerobacterium thermosaccharolyticum DSM 571 region TTGTAGAGAGTACAATGGCTATTAATGGTCATATTTTAAACAATTTTAAAGATATTAAAACTTCATTTGAGCTTAATGATGGAAATGCTTATGGCTTAACACAGAAGCTGTTTATTGATTCTATAATGGAATATTATAGTAAGATGAGTTCTTTGAAATAGGGGAGTGTAGCATGAAGCTTGCGGAAGTAAGAGAAATATTAAAAGCAGAAGTTCTTTGCGGACATGAGAGATTGTCAGAAGAAGTTAATACTGCTTGCGGTGCAGACCTTATGAGTGATGTCTTAGCTTCTAAAGATGAGAAATCATTGCTGCTAACGGGACTTACAAATGTACAAGTTGTAAGGACAGCAGAAGTATTAGGTGATATCATATGTATTGTGTTTGTAAGGGGCAAAGAACCTGGACGTGAGATTTTGGAAATGGCTGATTCTGCTTCAATTGTCATTATGAAAACTGATTATCCTCTTTTTATTGCATGTGGCCTTTTATACAAAAATGGACTTAATTGTGGGAGTGATTCTTAATCGTGAAGCCATATATAATGGATTTTGATGTTAAAGCAAGAGATTTTTCATCTGCAGGGGAATCGTCAAGTACATTTAGAAAGACTTTACTGATGCTTTCTGTACCATCAGATATTGTAAGAAGGGCTTCGATAGCAGCTTATGAAGCGGAGATGAATATCGTTATTCATTCATATGGTGGTAAAATGCATTTTGAAATATATTCAGATAAAATAGTTATTATAGCGGAAGATACTGGGCCAGGCATAAAAGATTTAGAACTTGCGATGACAGAAGGATATTCTACGGCTCCAAAGGAGGTAATAGAGATGGGATTTGGAGCAGGAATGGGTTTACCTAATATGAAAAGAAATGCTGATGTAATGGATATTGTCAATCATGATGAGAATGGTACCAAAATCGTCATGACAATTAATATTTAAGGTGGTTGTTTGTAATGTATTTTCATTCCGTAACTCTTGATAAAGATAGATGTAAAGGATGTACAAACTGTATAAAAAGATGCCCAACAGAGGCAATACGTGTAAGAGATGGTAAAGCGAAAATAATTAAGGAAAAGTGTATTGACTGCGGTGAATGTGTTAGAGTTTGTCCATATCATGCTAAAATCGTTGTGACTGATGATACTGAGATGATGAAAAATTACAAATATAAGATAGCACTTCCTGCACCATCACTGTACGGCCAATTTAAAGACATGACAATTGGAGATATACTTGCATCTTTAAAATCATGTGGATTTGACGAAGTTTTTGAAGTCGCATACGCGGCTGATATTGTTTCATATATAACCAGAACTATAGTAAAGATAAAAAACTTTAAAAGGCCTATTATATCATCTGCATGTCCTGCAATTGTACGTCTTATACAACAGAGATTTCCATCATTGATTGACAATATTTTAGATATTATGCCACCTGTAGAAGTTGCTGGGAAAATTGCTAAAGATGAGGCAAAAAAGAAAACAGGTCTTAATGATGAGGAAATAGGAGTATTTTTCATATCACCATGTGCTGCAAAAGTGACTAGCGTAAAGAACCCCATAGGCATTAAAAAATCATATATAGACGGTGTTTTTTCAATGCATGATATATACAGCATGATTTTGGACAATAGAAGATCTCGGGATAAAAGTGTAGAGCATGCTTCATCAATGATTGGTGTTGGCTGGGCAAATGCAGGTGGTGAGTCCTATGGCACATCACTGGAAAACTGCCTTTTTGTGGATGGAATCCAAAATGTGATAAATGTGCTTGAAGAGATAGAATTAGGAAAGTTAAATGATATAGATTTTTTTGAAGGACTGGCGTGTATTGGAGGATGCGTTGGAGGTCCATTAACTGTTGAAAATAACTTCGTAGCGAGAAATAGAATAATGAAGATAAAAGAAAAACTTAATAAAGAAGCTAATATAAAAAAGCATTTAGTAGCAGATTATAGGGAGTTTATGCTAAATGTAGAACTTAAAAAAAGCGATGTTTTAAATCTTGACGATGATATAGACAAAGCTATAGATAAGATGAAATCAATTGATGAAATATACAAAAATCTTCCTGGTCTTGACTGTGGTTCATGTGGATCACCAGGTTGCAGAGCCCTTGCGGAAGACATAGTTAAAGGTTATGCTAGTGAGTACGACTGTATCTTTAAATTGAAGGACAGGATTAAAATATTGGCTGAAGAGATTAATAAGTTGTCAATTAAAATTCCGCCTGTTATAGGCAGTGATAAGGAGGTAAAATCTTGAAAGTAAAAGATATTTTGAATTCGGAATTTACACTTGTGGCAGGAAGCGGTGGAATTGAAA contains the following coding sequences:
- a CDS encoding [Fe-Fe] hydrogenase large subunit C-terminal domain-containing protein; this translates as MYFHSVTLDKDRCKGCTNCIKRCPTEAIRVRDGKAKIIKEKCIDCGECVRVCPYHAKIVVTDDTEMMKNYKYKIALPAPSLYGQFKDMTIGDILASLKSCGFDEVFEVAYAADIVSYITRTIVKIKNFKRPIISSACPAIVRLIQQRFPSLIDNILDIMPPVEVAGKIAKDEAKKKTGLNDEEIGVFFISPCAAKVTSVKNPIGIKKSYIDGVFSMHDIYSMILDNRRSRDKSVEHASSMIGVGWANAGGESYGTSLENCLFVDGIQNVINVLEEIELGKLNDIDFFEGLACIGGCVGGPLTVENNFVARNRIMKIKEKLNKEANIKKHLVADYREFMLNVELKKSDVLNLDDDIDKAIDKMKSIDEIYKNLPGLDCGSCGSPGCRALAEDIVKGYASEYDCIFKLKDRIKILAEEINKLSIKIPPVIGSDKEVKS
- a CDS encoding ATP-binding protein, which produces MDFDVKARDFSSAGESSSTFRKTLLMLSVPSDIVRRASIAAYEAEMNIVIHSYGGKMHFEIYSDKIVIIAEDTGPGIKDLELAMTEGYSTAPKEVIEMGFGAGMGLPNMKRNADVMDIVNHDENGTKIVMTINI
- a CDS encoding DRTGG domain-containing protein encodes the protein MKLAEVREILKAEVLCGHERLSEEVNTACGADLMSDVLASKDEKSLLLTGLTNVQVVRTAEVLGDIICIVFVRGKEPGREILEMADSASIVIMKTDYPLFIACGLLYKNGLNCGSDS